Within the Halorhabdus rudnickae genome, the region ACCGTTCGACGCTGTCCCCATCGACGAGGCCGAGTCGACCGACGCCGGCCCCAGCGAGGTACTGGGCGACCGGCGATCCCAGGCCGCCGACGCCGACGATCAGGACCGACGCGTCCAGCAAGGCACCCTGTCCGTCGGGGCCGACGGCATCGAGGACAACCTGTCGGGAGTACCGATCGAGTTGCTCCGGATCGAGTTCCGGCAGTGACATAGCGGACGTTTCGGATCGATCGGGAATAAGCGACGCGTTCGGAACACCGAAATGTTTACTGAGATGCTACTGACAGATGACAACACAATGCCGAAGACCCCCCTGCTAAATCCCCGCGAGTACTACCAGCGGGTCGAGCGGCCCTCCCTTCCGTTCGCATCAGGAATTGTCCTTCTAGAGGCACTCGCCCTGTCGGCACTCCTCTGGGTATTCATGAATCGCCTCTTCGACCGGATCGACATCTCGCCGGCAACACGGTCAGAGGTCAGCGGCACGGTCAGCGACGCGGTCTTCGGAATCGCGATCGGCGTCGTCGTCGGGTGGCTCCTCCTCGCGGCCGTCCTCCACGTGTTCGTCTGGTTCGCTGACGGCGATGGCGGATTCGGAACGACGTTGGCAGTCGTCGGCGAATCCGAACTCGTCACCATCGTCTTTCTTCCGCTAACAGGGATCGGACTGTTCGCAGTGCTAGGAGACGTGCCTGCCGATCCGGCGGCCGCCGCGGGATTCCTCGAAAACTCGACGACGACTGCATCGCCGCTTACCCTGCTGACGAGTTTCGTCACGTTCGTCTGGCAAGCGGTGATCCAGGGCGTCGGTCTCGCCGTCGCCCACGATATCCCCGTCGGGAAGATGCTAACGCTGACGGTCGTCGTCGGACTACTCGGGTTTCTCTTCAACCTGGCGTAGCTGCTCGGCCACACGGAAACGAAGGGCAGAGCGTAGCGACGCCGGCCTCAAAGGTCGTACAGTGCGCCGTACTTCTCGGTGGCGTACTCGATGAAGTACTCGGCGGTGTAGTCCTCGCCAGTCGCCTCGCGGATCAGCTCGTCGGTGGTATAGCGCCGGCCGTGACGGTGGACGTGCTCGGTCATCCACGTCCGGAGGTCATCGAACTCCCCGGCGCGGACGTCCTCGGCGATGGATCCGAGCTCGTCCTCGGCGGCGGCATAGAGTTGGGCCGCCAGGACGCTGCCCAGCGAGTACGTCGGGAAGTAGCCGAACGTGCCGTTCGTCCAGTGGATGTCCTGCAGACAGCCCTCGGCGTCGGTGTCGGGTCGGATCCCCAGGTACTCTGCCATCTTGTCGTTCCAGACAGACGGCACCTCGCGCACGTCGAGATCGCCCGCGATCAGGTCCCGTTCGATCTCGAAGCGGACGAGGATATGCATGTGGTAGGTGAGTTCGTCCGCCTCGACCCGGATGAGATTGTCGTCGTAGACACGGTTGGCCGCGCCGTAGGCCGCCTCGGGCGTGGTCTCGACGCCGAGATGGTCCTCGACGGTCGGCGTGAAGTTCTCCCAGAACGCTCGCGAGCGACCGACGTGATTCTCCCAGAGACGGGACTGGGACTCGTGGACAGTCAGATTTCGGGGCTGGCCCAGCGGCGTCCCGTACTCCTCGTCTGGTAGCCCAAGGGCGTAAGTTGCGTGGCCGAACTCGTGGATCGTCGATGACAGCGAGTCCAGGGGTTTCTCCGGATCGAAGCGGGTCGTGATCCGGGCGTCGAACTGGGTCCCCGAAGTGAACGGATGAGCAGAGGTGTCCAGGCGACCCCGATCCCAGTCGAAGCCCAGTTCGTCGAGGGCAGTCCGGACCAGTTTTTCCTGGTCGTCGACGTCGTAGGACCCGTCGAACGGGCGGGGCTGGGTCACGTCACTCGCCGCGACGGCGTCGATCAGGTCGGGCAGTTCCGCCCGGAGTTCTTCGAGGACGCGCTCGGCGGTATCCAGCCCGAGGTACGGCTCGAACTCCTCGAAGAGCACTTCGTAGGGATCGCGGTCCGGATCGATCGCTTGTGCGTACTCCCGACGGAGTTCGACCAGTTCTTCGAGGACCGGGGCGTAGCGCTCGAAGTCATCCTCCTCTCGGGCCTGCTCCCAGACCGGCAACGCCTCGCTCGTTGCCTCGGAGATGCGCTCGACCAGATCGCGGGGCACCTTTCGGGCGCGTTCGTGTTCCCGCCGTACTTCACGAACCACGGCCTGCTGGTCGGGATCGAGCGCCGCGTCTTCGAGGGCGTCGAGATAGCCCGCCAGGTCGTCGTCGGTCAGCAAGTCGTGATGGAGCGTCGAGAGTGCCGACTGCTGTTTCGACCGTGCCGGCGTGCCACCCGCCGGCATCATCACCTGCTGGTCCCATCGCAGGATACCGCCGGCGTCCTCGACGTAGGAGAGTTGTCGCACGTGTTCGAGCATGTCGTCGTAGGCCTCGGGTGTGTCACTCGACATGTCCCGGCGTTCGGTCGGGGTTCCCAAAGTCCCGACGGTCGGCGATCATTCCGGGCCGGGAGCGTCGAATGCCGCGACGAGCGATCGATAGATCCGGGCACAGCGATCCACCACGGACAGCGAGACGCTCTCGGTGGCCGTGTGGGCCTGGCTGGGTTCGGCCGCGCCGATGACGACACACTCGGTCCCGCTGTCGGCGAGCCAGCCGGCGTCGGTGGCGTGGGGTTTGACGACGTACTCGGGATCGCCATCCTGAGCGCCCTCGGCGGCTCGTCGCACGGCATCGGCGAAGTCCTCGTCTCCGCAGGCCATCGGCGGGAGGTCCTGCTCGACGGTCCAGGTGACGCCGTCGATCGCCTCGACACGTTCGAGGGGCGCACGCTCGCCGGGGACCGTCCGCTCGTCGACAGTCACGTCACAGCGTTCGGGGATCACGTTCCAGGCCGAACCCCCCTCGATTTCCGTGACGGCGAGGCTGCCGTCGAGGTCGTGGCCCCGGACGGTCGTCGATGGGAATTCGAGATCACGAAGCACGTCGACGGCGTCGGTCGCACGGTAGATCGCGTTCTCGCCCGCGGCGACCTCGCTGGCGTGGGCGCTCTCCCCGCGGGCGACGACCGTGCTTCCGCGCCGCCCCTTGTGAGCGATGGCGACGTCCGTGACGCCTGCCGCCGAATAGCCGGTCGATCCCTCCCCGACGATCGCATAGTCGGGTGCGAACCCGTTCTCGATCGCCGCCCGACAGCCCTCGCCACCCTGTTCTTCCCCGGCGAAGGAGGCAAAGACGAGTTCGACGCCAGCCGGCCGATCGGCGTCCCGGAACGCGGTCAGCATCGCGGCCAGCGATCCCTTCATGTCGGCGCTTCCACGTCCGTACAGTCGGCCGTCGCGTTCCTCGACGACGTACTCGCCGTCAGTGATCTGGCGGTCGTCCGGTGGGACAACGTCGTGATGGCCGACCAGCGCGAGTGTGGTTCCCTCGCCGCGCCGGGCGAGTACGTTGCCGGCGCCGTCGTGCTCGACGGTGGCGTCGGTCTGTTCCGCAAGCCAGTCGGCGAGCCACTCGCCAGCCGCGGACTCGTCGCTGCCGGGGCCGCGGTGGCTCGGGATGGAGACGAGTTCGCGGGTCACCTCACGGGTGTCCATGCCAGAGGAGACACAGGGACGAGTAACAGCCCTTTGGATCAGGTCCGGGAACCGTCCTGCAGTCGCTCGGAAGCTTCTTCGACGGTCAGCGGCGGATCCTCAACGCCGGCCCGCTGGAAGGCGTCGACGAGTTGTGGCGGCGAGACGCCCACGTCCCGGAGGATATCACCGTCAGTGAGCACCGCTCGGACTGGCCCGTCCCGAACGACGGCGCCCGTGCGATCCAGCAGGACGACCCGATCGGCGACGTGAGGGACCAGATCGGCGTCGGGAGTCGAGACAACAATCGTCGCGCCCGCCTCGTGGCGCGCGTCGAGGGCATCGAGAATCGTCTCCCGGTGGCCGGCGTCCACGTCGGTGACGGGTTCGTCCAGCAGGAGGAGATCGGGTTCGACAGCGAGGGCAGCGGCCAGGGCCGCCCGGCGTTGTTCGCCCCCACTCAGTCGGAACGGCGGCTTCTCCAGCAAGCTTTCGAGATCGAACTCGGCGGCGAGGGCGTCGACCCGTTGCTCGGCGTCCCGACGGTCGATACTGAGTTGAGCCGGCCCGTATTCGAGGTCTTCCCGAACGCTCGCGTTGAATAGGTAGTCCGCCGGTGCTTGCGGGCAATGGGCAATGCGATCCCGGAGTTCATCGGCCGGCTCGTCGGTCCCGAAGTAAGACACCTCGCCGCCTGCTGGCTCCCGCAGGCCGGCGAGCAACGACAGCAGCGTACTCTTGCCAGCGCCGTTGGGGCCGAGGATCGCCACGCGCTCGCCCATCTCGATCGTCAGATCGATCCCCTCGAGCGCGGGTGTCCCGTCGGGATACGTAAATCGGAGGCCGCGAGCAGCGAGGGCATTCACGTTAGCAACACCCCCGCGGCGACCGTCGCGAAGACGACGAACGCGAACGCGGCGTCGGCGATGCCGATCGCGTGCCTGTGGGTGTACGCCCGGCCCGCCGTTCCGCCGCGCGATCGAGCCGCACGGCCGACG harbors:
- a CDS encoding YIP1 family protein, whose translation is MPKTPLLNPREYYQRVERPSLPFASGIVLLEALALSALLWVFMNRLFDRIDISPATRSEVSGTVSDAVFGIAIGVVVGWLLLAAVLHVFVWFADGDGGFGTTLAVVGESELVTIVFLPLTGIGLFAVLGDVPADPAAAAGFLENSTTTASPLTLLTSFVTFVWQAVIQGVGLAVAHDIPVGKMLTLTVVVGLLGFLFNLA
- a CDS encoding energy-coupling factor ABC transporter ATP-binding protein; its protein translation is MNALAARGLRFTYPDGTPALEGIDLTIEMGERVAILGPNGAGKSTLLSLLAGLREPAGGEVSYFGTDEPADELRDRIAHCPQAPADYLFNASVREDLEYGPAQLSIDRRDAEQRVDALAAEFDLESLLEKPPFRLSGGEQRRAALAAALAVEPDLLLLDEPVTDVDAGHRETILDALDARHEAGATIVVSTPDADLVPHVADRVVLLDRTGAVVRDGPVRAVLTDGDILRDVGVSPPQLVDAFQRAGVEDPPLTVEEASERLQDGSRT
- a CDS encoding M20 family metallopeptidase: MDTREVTRELVSIPSHRGPGSDESAAGEWLADWLAEQTDATVEHDGAGNVLARRGEGTTLALVGHHDVVPPDDRQITDGEYVVEERDGRLYGRGSADMKGSLAAMLTAFRDADRPAGVELVFASFAGEEQGGEGCRAAIENGFAPDYAIVGEGSTGYSAAGVTDVAIAHKGRRGSTVVARGESAHASEVAAGENAIYRATDAVDVLRDLEFPSTTVRGHDLDGSLAVTEIEGGSAWNVIPERCDVTVDERTVPGERAPLERVEAIDGVTWTVEQDLPPMACGDEDFADAVRRAAEGAQDGDPEYVVKPHATDAGWLADSGTECVVIGAAEPSQAHTATESVSLSVVDRCARIYRSLVAAFDAPGPE
- a CDS encoding carboxypeptidase M32; translation: MSSDTPEAYDDMLEHVRQLSYVEDAGGILRWDQQVMMPAGGTPARSKQQSALSTLHHDLLTDDDLAGYLDALEDAALDPDQQAVVREVRREHERARKVPRDLVERISEATSEALPVWEQAREEDDFERYAPVLEELVELRREYAQAIDPDRDPYEVLFEEFEPYLGLDTAERVLEELRAELPDLIDAVAASDVTQPRPFDGSYDVDDQEKLVRTALDELGFDWDRGRLDTSAHPFTSGTQFDARITTRFDPEKPLDSLSSTIHEFGHATYALGLPDEEYGTPLGQPRNLTVHESQSRLWENHVGRSRAFWENFTPTVEDHLGVETTPEAAYGAANRVYDDNLIRVEADELTYHMHILVRFEIERDLIAGDLDVREVPSVWNDKMAEYLGIRPDTDAEGCLQDIHWTNGTFGYFPTYSLGSVLAAQLYAAAEDELGSIAEDVRAGEFDDLRTWMTEHVHRHGRRYTTDELIREATGEDYTAEYFIEYATEKYGALYDL